One Oxobacter pfennigii DNA segment encodes these proteins:
- the secG gene encoding preprotein translocase subunit SecG, with product MLTLFTILHIITCLVLMAVILLQSSKVQGIAGIVQGGAETFFGKNKGRSYEGKLAKATAAFMVLFIITSIALVVLGGK from the coding sequence ATGCTGACATTGTTTACCATACTCCACATCATTACCTGCCTTGTATTAATGGCTGTTATACTTTTACAGTCCAGTAAAGTTCAAGGAATTGCAGGTATTGTGCAGGGTGGAGCCGAGACATTTTTCGGAAAGAATAAAGGCAGGAGCTATGAAGGAAAACTTGCTAAAGCTACCGCAGCTTTTATGGTTCTTTTCATCATAACTTCTATTGCACTGGTTGTACTAGGAGGCAAATAA
- the eno gene encoding phosphopyruvate hydratase, whose protein sequence is MKTYLEIIDVYAREVLDSRANPTIEVEVILEDDSIGRAAAPSGASTGAFEAVELRDGDADRYKGKGVQNAVDNVNNEISPRLVGMNVYDQTLIDKMMIELDGTPNKARLGANAILAVSLACAKAAAQSLGLSLYQYIGGVKSKVLPIPMMNILNGGKHADNNVDIQEFMIMPVGAKSFSEALRMCSETFHTLKGILNKKGLATGVGDEGGFAPNLSSNEEAIKIILEAVEKAGYKAGSDISIAIDAAATEFFKEDNKYHLEGEGKVYTSYEMVDYYESLVNKYPIVSLEDGLSEEDWDGWKALTQRLGGKIQLVGDDLFVTNTQRVKKGIELKVANSVLIKLNQIGTLTETLNTIEMAERAGYTAVVSHRSGETEDTTIADLVVAVNAGQIKTGAPSRSERVAKYNQLLRIEEELGDAAEYLGENAFYNLK, encoded by the coding sequence ATGAAAACTTATCTTGAAATAATCGATGTGTATGCAAGAGAAGTATTAGATTCCAGGGCTAACCCGACAATAGAAGTGGAAGTTATTTTAGAAGATGACAGCATAGGCCGTGCCGCCGCGCCCTCAGGTGCCTCAACAGGAGCTTTCGAAGCAGTTGAATTAAGAGACGGAGATGCCGATAGGTATAAAGGAAAAGGTGTGCAGAATGCAGTTGATAACGTAAATAATGAAATAAGTCCACGCCTTGTAGGAATGAATGTGTATGACCAGACTCTCATTGACAAAATGATGATTGAGCTTGACGGAACTCCCAATAAGGCAAGGCTGGGAGCCAATGCAATACTTGCGGTATCCTTGGCCTGTGCGAAAGCTGCCGCCCAGTCACTGGGCTTAAGTCTTTACCAATACATCGGAGGAGTAAAGTCCAAAGTATTGCCTATTCCCATGATGAATATATTAAATGGCGGAAAGCATGCGGATAATAATGTTGATATACAGGAGTTTATGATTATGCCTGTAGGGGCAAAATCCTTTTCTGAGGCTTTAAGAATGTGCTCCGAAACCTTTCATACATTAAAGGGTATACTTAACAAAAAGGGATTGGCAACAGGGGTTGGAGATGAAGGCGGCTTTGCACCCAATTTAAGCTCCAATGAAGAAGCTATAAAGATAATATTGGAAGCTGTTGAAAAAGCAGGATATAAGGCAGGCAGCGATATATCAATAGCAATAGACGCGGCAGCTACCGAATTCTTCAAGGAAGATAATAAATACCACCTTGAAGGAGAAGGTAAGGTGTATACATCCTATGAAATGGTGGATTATTATGAGTCCCTTGTTAATAAATATCCTATAGTGTCTTTGGAAGACGGTTTGTCTGAAGAAGATTGGGATGGCTGGAAAGCATTAACTCAACGCTTAGGAGGAAAAATCCAGCTGGTAGGAGATGATTTATTCGTAACCAATACCCAAAGGGTTAAAAAAGGAATAGAGCTTAAAGTGGCAAATTCCGTGCTTATAAAATTAAATCAGATAGGTACTCTTACAGAAACCTTAAATACTATAGAAATGGCTGAAAGGGCAGGATATACGGCGGTTGTGTCCCACCGTTCAGGTGAAACTGAAGACACTACCATAGCAGATCTTGTAGTGGCAGTAAATGCCGGGCAGATTAAAACTGGAGCGCCTTCAAGAAGCGAACGTGTGGCAAAATACAACCAGCTTTTAAGAATTGAGGAAGAGTTAGGTGATGCTGCAGAATATTTAGGTGAAAATGCGTTTTATAACCTGAAATAG
- the gpmI gene encoding 2,3-bisphosphoglycerate-independent phosphoglycerate mutase, with protein MKKKLCLLMILDGWGLSNIKEGNAILNAKIPNMDNILKNYPHTVISASGLNVGLPEEQMGNSEVGHLNIGAGRVIYQELSRINMEIKTGGFLKNQAFLNAVKNALYKGTKLHLIGLLSDGGVHSHIDHIKALIKLSKDNGLKDVYVHCFLDGRDVAPKSARDFIIDLEKYMEETGVGKIATISGRYYAMDRDKRWERVNLAYNALVKGQGEAAESAVEAIDISYKDNKTDEFVLPYVISENGEPRAVIGENDSVIFFNFRPDRARELTRAIADVNFSGFEREYFKTYFVTMTQYDETLENVEVAYKPESYANTLGEYLSKLGLKQLRIAETEKYAHVTFFFNGGIEPPYEGEDRILIPSPKVPTYDMKPEMSVYEVTDVLIENIKSKKYDVIIVNYANPDMVGHTGMLDAGIKAVEAVDSCVGRVVDEVLKVGGSIIITADHGNVEDMIDHVTGEKQTAHSTNPVPFIIIGEGNVKLLEGGKLSDIAPTLLAMMDIPVPEEMTGQNLII; from the coding sequence ATGAAGAAGAAACTATGCTTATTGATGATTTTGGATGGATGGGGTCTTAGCAATATAAAAGAAGGAAATGCCATATTAAATGCAAAGATACCTAATATGGATAATATACTGAAAAATTATCCCCATACTGTAATAAGTGCCAGTGGATTAAATGTAGGACTTCCGGAAGAACAAATGGGAAATTCTGAAGTAGGGCACTTGAATATCGGTGCAGGAAGAGTCATATATCAGGAATTAAGCAGAATCAATATGGAAATAAAGACCGGCGGGTTTTTAAAAAATCAAGCATTTTTAAATGCCGTTAAAAATGCATTGTATAAAGGGACAAAGCTTCATTTAATAGGGCTTTTATCTGACGGCGGAGTCCACAGCCATATAGACCATATAAAAGCACTTATTAAGCTTTCAAAAGATAACGGGCTTAAGGATGTTTACGTGCACTGCTTTTTAGACGGCAGGGATGTAGCCCCTAAAAGTGCAAGAGATTTTATAATAGATCTTGAGAAATATATGGAGGAAACAGGAGTAGGCAAGATTGCCACCATATCGGGACGCTACTATGCAATGGACAGGGATAAAAGATGGGAAAGGGTAAATTTAGCCTATAATGCTCTGGTAAAGGGACAGGGCGAAGCCGCAGAATCGGCAGTGGAAGCCATAGATATTTCTTATAAAGACAATAAGACAGATGAGTTTGTATTACCATATGTTATTTCCGAAAATGGGGAGCCCAGGGCAGTTATCGGAGAAAATGATTCGGTGATATTCTTTAATTTCAGGCCGGACAGGGCCAGAGAACTGACCAGAGCAATTGCTGATGTTAACTTTTCCGGTTTTGAAAGGGAATACTTCAAAACTTATTTTGTAACCATGACTCAATATGACGAAACATTGGAAAATGTTGAAGTTGCTTATAAGCCCGAGAGCTATGCAAATACTTTAGGAGAATATTTAAGCAAATTGGGCTTGAAGCAATTAAGAATTGCCGAGACCGAAAAATATGCCCATGTAACATTTTTCTTCAACGGGGGAATTGAACCGCCCTATGAAGGCGAGGACAGGATTTTAATTCCTTCCCCTAAAGTGCCTACTTATGATATGAAGCCTGAAATGAGCGTATATGAAGTAACAGATGTACTGATTGAAAATATAAAATCTAAGAAATACGATGTCATTATAGTTAATTATGCAAATCCTGATATGGTAGGACATACGGGGATGCTTGATGCGGGAATTAAGGCAGTGGAAGCAGTGGACAGCTGTGTTGGAAGAGTTGTTGATGAGGTTCTGAAAGTCGGAGGTTCAATCATTATTACGGCGGACCACGGTAATGTAGAAGATATGATAGATCATGTTACGGGAGAAAAGCAGACAGCCCACTCTACAAACCCTGTTCCATTTATAATTATAGGCGAGGGAAATGTAAAGCTTCTTGAAGGCGGAAAGCTCTCAGATATTGCCCCTACTCTTTTAGCTATGATGGATATTCCTGTGCCTGAAGAGATGACAGGACAAAATCTTATAATATAA
- the tpiA gene encoding triose-phosphate isomerase: MRTPIIAGNWKMHKTLEESLELVKGLKDEVSKAKCQVVVCPTFLSLAAVVQELKGTNIDVGAQNMHFEDQGAYTGEISPVMLKHLGVKYVIIGHSERRQYFAETDDMVNKKVLAAYKHGLIPIVCVGETLNERESNSTFEIIGNQIKKGLANLTSEQIEELIVAYEPIWAIGTGKTATAQDANSVIKYIRDKVAQMYGKESAEKMRIQYGGSVKPSTIKEQMAQSDIDGALVGGASLKVDEFAAIVNF; the protein is encoded by the coding sequence ATGAGAACGCCGATAATTGCAGGTAACTGGAAAATGCATAAAACTCTTGAGGAATCATTGGAACTTGTAAAGGGGCTTAAAGACGAAGTTTCAAAGGCAAAATGCCAGGTAGTGGTCTGTCCGACCTTTTTAAGCCTTGCAGCAGTTGTACAGGAGCTTAAGGGTACCAATATAGATGTTGGAGCACAAAATATGCATTTTGAAGATCAGGGTGCCTATACCGGTGAAATATCTCCTGTGATGTTAAAACATTTAGGAGTAAAATATGTAATCATAGGACACTCTGAGCGAAGGCAGTATTTTGCCGAAACCGACGACATGGTAAACAAAAAAGTGCTGGCGGCATATAAACATGGCCTTATACCTATTGTCTGTGTCGGAGAAACCTTAAACGAGAGGGAAAGTAACAGCACCTTTGAAATTATCGGAAACCAGATTAAAAAAGGACTTGCTAATCTTACATCCGAGCAGATAGAAGAGCTTATAGTAGCCTATGAGCCCATTTGGGCCATTGGCACGGGGAAAACCGCCACAGCACAGGATGCAAATAGCGTCATAAAATATATCAGGGATAAAGTTGCCCAAATGTATGGGAAGGAATCAGCTGAAAAGATGAGGATTCAATACGGCGGCAGCGTAAAGCCCTCAACTATAAAAGAACAGATGGCACAGAGCGATATTGACGGTGCCCTTGTAGGAGGAGCAAGTTTAAAGGTTGATGAATTTGCAGCAATCGTTAACTTCTAA
- a CDS encoding phosphoglycerate kinase, producing MNKKTLKDVTTKGKRVLVRCDFNVPQDSEGAITDDIRIRAALPTIKYLINSGAMIILMSHLGRPKGEGYEKKYSLKPVAQRLSELLNLKVSFAEDGDVAGENAKKLSQELKEGQVLLLENVRFVKGETKNDKEFARKLAGLGDIFVNDAFGTAHRAHASTAGIADFLPAVAGFLIEKEIAVMGKALDNPDRPFVAILGGAKVSDKIGVINNLLEKVDKIVIGGGMAYTFVKASGGEIGKSLLEAEKMDYAKEMLEKAKAKGVKLLLPVDTVAASEFKADAEHRVVDIDKIPEDYMGLDIGPRTVELFKQEIKDAKTVVWNGPMGVFEMPAFAVGTKAIAEALSRVSGTTIIGGGDSAAAVEQLGYADKMTHISTGGGASLEFLEGLELPGIAVLEEV from the coding sequence ATGAATAAAAAGACCCTGAAGGATGTAACCACAAAAGGTAAGAGAGTACTTGTAAGATGCGATTTTAATGTACCCCAGGACAGTGAAGGGGCAATAACCGACGACATACGCATAAGGGCAGCTCTTCCCACAATTAAATATTTGATTAATAGCGGCGCCATGATTATACTTATGTCCCATCTAGGAAGGCCTAAGGGAGAGGGATATGAAAAAAAATATTCATTAAAGCCCGTTGCCCAAAGGTTATCTGAGCTTTTAAACCTTAAGGTCAGTTTTGCCGAAGACGGTGACGTTGCAGGCGAAAATGCCAAAAAGCTATCACAAGAGCTTAAAGAAGGGCAAGTACTGCTCCTTGAAAATGTCAGATTTGTAAAAGGCGAAACCAAGAACGATAAGGAATTTGCAAGAAAATTAGCTGGTTTGGGAGATATATTCGTAAACGATGCCTTTGGAACTGCCCACAGAGCTCATGCATCCACAGCAGGTATCGCTGATTTTTTGCCGGCAGTTGCAGGATTTTTAATTGAGAAGGAAATAGCCGTAATGGGAAAGGCTTTGGATAATCCCGACAGGCCTTTTGTTGCCATATTAGGTGGAGCAAAGGTTTCGGATAAAATAGGAGTTATCAACAACCTTTTAGAAAAGGTCGATAAAATAGTTATAGGCGGAGGAATGGCATATACCTTTGTGAAAGCCTCCGGCGGAGAAATAGGGAAGTCTCTTTTAGAGGCTGAAAAGATGGATTATGCAAAAGAAATGCTTGAAAAGGCAAAAGCAAAGGGTGTAAAACTTCTCCTTCCAGTTGACACTGTTGCAGCTTCAGAATTCAAAGCCGATGCGGAGCATAGAGTAGTTGATATAGATAAAATACCGGAAGATTATATGGGACTTGATATCGGTCCAAGGACGGTGGAATTGTTTAAGCAGGAAATAAAGGATGCAAAAACCGTTGTATGGAACGGACCCATGGGAGTCTTTGAAATGCCCGCCTTTGCTGTTGGCACAAAAGCCATTGCCGAAGCATTGAGCAGGGTTTCAGGCACAACGATAATAGGCGGAGGAGATTCTGCTGCCGCTGTTGAACAATTGGGATATGCAGATAAAATGACTCACATTTCAACAGGCGGAGGAGCTTCCCTGGAATTTTTAGAGGGATTGGAACTTCCCGGCATTGCCGTTTTAGAGGAGGTATAG
- the gap gene encoding type I glyceraldehyde-3-phosphate dehydrogenase, with translation MTIKVGINGFGRIGRNAFKIAQEKLNKDVEIVAINDLTDAPTLAHLLKYDSLFGKFNGTVEIGENSLIVNGREVKITAEKDPRNLPWEKLGVDIVVESTGLFTKRDKAAAHIEAGAKKVIISAPAKEEDITIVMGVNEKDYDPDKHFVISNASCTTNCLAPFAKVLDENFGIEKGLMTTVHSYTNDQRILDLPHSDLRRARAAAQSIIPTTTGAAKAVALVLPQLKGKLNGFAMRVPTPTVSVTDLVCTVRENTTVEEVNAVLKSAAEGQLKGIMAYSEEPLVSIDYRGDSHSSIIDGLSTMVMDKNMLKVVSWYDNEWGYSNRIVDLVNYIAVRL, from the coding sequence ATGACAATCAAAGTAGGTATAAATGGTTTTGGAAGAATAGGTAGAAATGCATTTAAAATCGCACAGGAAAAATTGAACAAGGATGTTGAAATAGTTGCTATAAATGATTTGACAGATGCCCCTACACTGGCACATTTATTAAAATACGATTCCCTTTTCGGAAAATTCAACGGCACTGTGGAAATAGGTGAAAACAGCCTTATAGTAAACGGCAGGGAGGTTAAAATAACAGCTGAAAAGGATCCGAGAAACCTTCCCTGGGAAAAGCTTGGCGTTGATATAGTTGTGGAATCAACTGGTTTGTTTACAAAAAGGGACAAGGCCGCAGCCCATATTGAGGCAGGGGCTAAAAAAGTAATAATAAGTGCGCCTGCAAAGGAAGAAGATATAACAATAGTTATGGGAGTCAATGAAAAGGATTACGACCCGGATAAGCATTTTGTAATATCCAATGCATCCTGCACCACAAACTGTTTGGCTCCTTTTGCAAAGGTTCTGGATGAGAACTTCGGCATTGAAAAAGGCCTTATGACTACGGTTCATTCATATACAAATGACCAGAGGATTCTGGATTTGCCTCACAGCGACTTAAGAAGAGCCAGAGCAGCGGCACAATCCATAATTCCTACCACAACAGGTGCGGCAAAGGCCGTTGCGCTGGTTTTGCCTCAGCTTAAAGGAAAGCTCAACGGATTTGCCATGAGAGTTCCTACCCCCACCGTATCCGTTACTGATTTAGTATGCACAGTCAGGGAAAATACAACTGTGGAGGAAGTAAATGCAGTATTAAAAAGCGCTGCCGAAGGGCAGTTAAAAGGCATTATGGCATACTCGGAGGAACCGTTGGTATCCATTGATTACAGGGGAGATTCCCATTCTTCCATAATTGACGGCTTATCAACCATGGTAATGGATAAAAATATGCTGAAGGTAGTATCTTGGTATGACAATGAATGGGGTTATTCAAACAGAATAGTTGACCTGGTTAACTATATAGCTGTAAGATTATAA
- a CDS encoding sugar-binding transcriptional regulator — MKNLISIQQKIVPEIIELLEKRYTILRTIYFNQPLGRRTLADLTGTGERIVRAEVNFLKGQGLVIIDQSGMTVTNEGEEIIDSLKDFIREIKGLSFIEDTIKSGLGFKKVIVVPGNADEDKDVIKEMGRAGALYVKGIIKDNDIIAVTGGTSVNELVKGMPQGMNKSNLLVVPARGGMGRLVEIQASTLAQRLAEKLGAGYKLLHVPDVMSKATFETIINEPSIKDIIESIQNANLLIHGIGRTDEMAKRRGLSDKEFEELTEKGAVGEAFGYYFDKDGNIVGKASTIGLNFENVKNIDNIVAIAGGSGKAIAISAAKSFNKNCILVTDEGAAKEIVKLIHRK, encoded by the coding sequence TTGAAGAACCTGATTTCAATACAGCAAAAAATCGTCCCGGAAATAATAGAATTGCTTGAAAAAAGATATACTATCCTAAGGACAATATACTTTAATCAGCCTTTAGGGAGAAGAACTCTGGCAGATTTAACCGGAACGGGAGAGAGGATTGTCAGGGCAGAAGTTAATTTTTTAAAAGGTCAGGGCCTGGTGATTATAGACCAATCCGGTATGACAGTGACAAATGAGGGAGAAGAAATAATTGATTCTCTTAAGGATTTCATCCGTGAAATAAAAGGTTTAAGCTTTATTGAGGATACAATAAAATCAGGTTTAGGCTTTAAAAAGGTAATAGTGGTGCCGGGAAATGCTGATGAAGATAAAGATGTAATAAAGGAAATGGGGCGTGCCGGAGCATTATATGTTAAAGGAATAATAAAGGATAATGATATTATAGCCGTAACTGGCGGCACCTCAGTAAATGAGCTTGTAAAAGGCATGCCTCAAGGTATGAATAAATCAAATTTATTGGTGGTTCCTGCCAGAGGAGGTATGGGAAGGCTGGTTGAAATCCAGGCAAGCACATTGGCTCAAAGACTGGCAGAAAAATTGGGTGCAGGATATAAGCTTCTTCATGTGCCTGATGTAATGAGCAAAGCGACCTTTGAAACCATCATAAATGAGCCTTCCATAAAAGACATAATAGAAAGCATTCAAAATGCGAACTTGCTGATACACGGAATAGGAAGAACAGATGAGATGGCGAAAAGGCGGGGTTTAAGTGACAAAGAGTTTGAAGAGCTCACAGAAAAGGGTGCTGTGGGTGAAGCCTTCGGGTATTACTTCGATAAGGATGGAAATATAGTCGGCAAGGCTTCTACCATAGGTTTAAACTTTGAAAATGTAAAAAATATAGATAATATAGTGGCAATAGCCGGAGGTTCCGGTAAAGCCATAGCTATATCAGCAGCAAAGAGTTTTAACAAGAATTGCATCCTTGTAACAGATGAAGGTGCTGCCAAGGAAATAGTTAAATTGATACATAGAAAATAA
- the rpoN gene encoding RNA polymerase factor sigma-54, which translates to MKMNFDLSMRQTQKLVMTQQLQMAIKLLQMPSLELNEYIQEQLEDNPVLESLPDEKPIDEPKIDWKEYIKTIENYDYYENYHENDESLSPINFIPSVTTLREHLMFQLHLAVRNNEDVQIGEYIIDNIDGSGYLRADASDIAKHFNIKNEKIEGLIKIIQGFDPVGVGARSITECLILQLREMNMLDYLLEKVINNYLEDIGNNRYNFIAKELSITLKEAQKIGDIIKSLEPKPGRGFESFGHIRYIIPDVVVEKMDGKYMISVNDRMIPALTINSYYKSILLMEDNESKAQDFIKKKMDAAAWLIKSLEQRKNTIYNVVSSIVSFQKDFLDNGLNYLKPLTLKDVAEDIKMHESTVSRAISGKYVQTPRGLYGLKFFFTRGIDVGEDNISSETIKKVIKQIIEKENERRPLSDQKITDILNNQRINIKRRTVAKYREEMNIPPAGKRKRF; encoded by the coding sequence ATGAAGATGAATTTTGATTTATCCATGCGGCAAACTCAAAAGCTTGTTATGACCCAGCAGCTTCAGATGGCAATAAAACTTCTTCAAATGCCTTCTCTTGAACTTAACGAATATATTCAGGAACAGTTGGAAGACAATCCGGTGCTGGAATCATTACCTGATGAAAAGCCTATAGACGAGCCTAAAATTGACTGGAAAGAATATATAAAAACCATTGAAAATTATGATTACTATGAAAATTATCATGAAAATGATGAAAGCTTATCACCCATTAATTTCATCCCTAGTGTGACCACATTGAGGGAGCATTTAATGTTTCAGCTTCACCTTGCTGTAAGAAATAACGAGGATGTACAAATTGGGGAATACATTATAGATAATATAGACGGCAGCGGATATTTAAGAGCGGATGCTTCGGATATTGCAAAACATTTTAATATTAAAAATGAAAAAATTGAAGGCCTAATAAAAATAATACAAGGCTTTGATCCTGTCGGAGTAGGGGCTAGAAGCATAACGGAGTGCTTGATTTTACAGCTTAGGGAAATGAACATGCTGGATTACTTGCTTGAAAAGGTCATAAATAATTATTTGGAGGATATAGGCAATAACAGATATAACTTTATAGCTAAAGAACTGTCAATTACTTTAAAGGAAGCCCAAAAAATCGGAGACATTATAAAAAGTCTGGAGCCAAAACCCGGAAGAGGTTTTGAAAGCTTTGGACATATAAGATATATAATACCCGATGTAGTTGTGGAAAAGATGGATGGCAAATACATGATCTCGGTAAATGACAGGATGATACCTGCTCTTACCATAAACAGCTATTATAAAAGTATTCTTTTAATGGAAGATAATGAGAGTAAGGCACAGGATTTCATAAAGAAAAAAATGGATGCAGCAGCATGGCTTATAAAAAGCCTGGAACAGAGAAAAAATACTATTTATAATGTGGTAAGCTCCATAGTTTCCTTTCAGAAGGACTTTTTAGACAATGGATTAAATTATTTGAAGCCCCTTACACTAAAAGATGTTGCCGAAGACATAAAAATGCACGAATCTACCGTAAGCAGGGCTATAAGCGGAAAGTATGTGCAGACACCAAGGGGGCTCTACGGCCTTAAATTTTTCTTTACAAGAGGTATAGACGTTGGTGAGGATAACATATCTTCAGAAACCATAAAAAAAGTAATAAAGCAAATAATTGAAAAAGAAAATGAGAGAAGACCTCTGTCAGATCAGAAAATAACGGATATTTTGAATAACCAAAGGATAAATATAAAAAGGCGTACTGTAGCTAAATACAGAGAAGAAATGAATATACCTCCTGCAGGCAAAAGAAAGAGATTTTAA